One window from the genome of Pseudoalteromonas sp. '520P1 No. 423' encodes:
- a CDS encoding GIY-YIG nuclease family protein → MKAPAIYILTNKPKGSLYIGVTSDLVKRVWQHRQESSTGFTSKYNIKSLVYYEVFDDMYNAISREKQLKKWNRKWKIHLIESNNPQWQDLYSSII, encoded by the coding sequence ATGAAAGCACCTGCAATCTATATTTTGACCAATAAACCCAAGGGTTCTCTTTATATAGGTGTTACTAGCGATTTAGTTAAACGAGTTTGGCAGCATCGACAAGAGAGTTCGACTGGTTTCACTAGCAAGTACAATATTAAATCATTAGTTTATTATGAAGTATTTGATGATATGTATAATGCAATATCGAGAGAAAAGCAGTTAAAGAAATGGAATCGAAAGTGGAAAATACATTTAATTGAATCTAATAACCCTCAGTGGCAAGATTTGTATTCTAGTATTATTTGA